A region of the Microscilla marina ATCC 23134 genome:
AGCAAATACTTTGATTTTCTTTCCCATAACCTTATACTTTGTTGATGCTGAGGTTAAACTTATAGCTGCTTTGTCCCAAATAATGACGCACGCTTATGATTTCGGCAAACACTCCTGCCGCTGTTACATCGGCTCCTGCGCCTGGTCCTCTAATGACCAAAGGTTGACTTTGATAACGTTGCGAAGTAAAAGCAATCATGTTATCGCTGCCTCGTAAAGTATAAAAAGGGTGGGTACTATCTACTGCCTCCAGTTTTACTTTGGCTTCACCGTTTTCAAGCACCGCTACCAGGCGTAGTTTTTTGTCTTCCTTGGCTGCTTGTTCCACCCTTTCCTGAAAAACTCCATTCGCTTGCTCCAGCGCATCAAAAAACTGTTCTACCGAAGCTGCATCCAAACAACTTTGCGGCAAAATATTTTCTACTTGTACCTGGTCTGGCTCAAGTGCCCAACCTACTTCGCGGGCAAGAATCAAAATCTTACGTGCCACATCTTGTCCGTTGAGATCATCACGAGGGTCAGGTTCAGTCAACCCCTTATTTTTAGCGTCTTTTACTATTTCACTAAATGGGGTACTTCCGTCAAAGTTGTTGAAGATATAAGAAAGTGTACCCGATAATACCCCTTCTATTTTATGTATTTTGTCTCCACTGTTTTGTAGGTCATTCAGGGTATTGATTACCGGAAGCCCAGCCCCTACATTGGTTTCGTACAAAAACTTGACCCCATGCAACAAAGCTGCTTGCTTTAGCCTTTGGTAAGTAAGGTAGTCGGCTGAGTTGGCAAGCTTGTTAGGCGTAGCGATTGAGATACTGGATTTGAGAATGTCTTCGTAGTAGTCAATGGCGATATGGGCTGCAGTACAATCTACAAAAATGCTGTTGGGCAGGTTGAGCGCTTTCATTTTATTGATATAAGCTTGTGTATCAGATGTTTCGCCAGTGGCCAACAGCTCATCTTTGCTCAGAGAAATATCCAGCCCATTTTCATCAAAGCGCATTTTTTTAGAGTTGGCAAGGGCTACCAGGTTAATATTGATGCCTTGTTCTTGCAACAAATACTCTTTTTGTTGGTGTAATTGGTGCAGCAATGTATTGCCGATCAAACCAGCCCCTAACATAAATATATGAATGGTTTTGGTGTTCGACAAAAAGAAAGCCTCATGCAAAGCATTGAGGGCTTTCGCCAAATCTTTGGTGGCAATGACCGTAGATACGTTTAGTTCAGACGAACCCTGCGCTATAGCCACCACATTGATACCATTGTTGCCCAATGCAGTAAACAAGTTGCCCGAAATACCCGGCATACGGCGCATGTGCTCGCCTATAATTGCCACCACTGACAAGTCTTGCTCGATAGAAACTTTATTGACCTTTTTGGCTTGAATTTCAAGTGAAAAAGCTTCCTCTATCACCTCTTTAGCTTCTTTAGCGTCTTCAGGAGCTACTGCAAAGCAAATAGAATGCTCAGATGAAGCCTGACTAATCAATACTATATTGATCTGATGCTGGGCCAACGCTCCAAAGATACGCGACGATACTCCAGGTACCCCTACCATACCACTGCCACTTACTCGCAATAAAGCAATGTGTGCTATAGACGATATTCCTTTGACTGGAAACTGTCCTTGTGCACTTGCCTGACCAATGAGTGTGCCAGCAAAATCGGGGTTAAAAGTATTCTTTATTCTTAATGGAATATTTTGAGAAATGGCAGGTTGCAGGGTAGGAGGGTAAATGATTTTTGCCCCAAAGTGAGATAATTCCATGGCCTCTTCGTAAGACAAGTGTTCTAGCGAAAAAGCCCGTTTCACTACGCGTGGGTCAGCAGTCATCATGCCGTCTACATCTGTCCATATTTCTATCTCTTTAGCATACAATGCAGCCCCTAAGATAGCCGCCGTATAGTCAGAGCCACCTCGCCCAAGGGTAGTAGTATCGCCCTGAGCAGTAGCTGCTATAAATCCAGTCACTACTGCCACCCCGTTGAGGGCATCAAAGTAGTGACGTATTTTTTGGTTGGTTGCTTCGGTGTTTACCCTTGCCTTGTTGTATTGGTCGTTGGTTTCTATGAGTTGTCGGGCATCTACCTGCACCGCTTGAATGCCCTCTATTTTGAGGTACTCGCTCACAATCAAGGACGAAAGACGTTCGCCAAAACTTAGCAGCATGTCCAAGGTGCGGGGCGAACATTCGCGAAGCAATGAAATTCCTTGTAACAGCTCACCTATTTCGTTGAACAGCACCTTTACGCCTGACAAAAGTTTGCTTTGCACTGCCACAGGAATAAGCGTTCGGATGGTATCGTAGTGATGGTTTTCAGTGTTTGTTAAAATCGTTTGGTAGGTGGTGTCGTTCAAACGGGCTTTTTGCCCCATTTCTACCAAGGCATTCGTCGTTCCTTTGAGGGCGGAAACAACTACTGCGATTTTTTGTCCGCCTTCTTGGTATTGGCGTACAATGTCTTTTACACTTTTGATACTCTCAGGTGAACCCACCGAAGTACCTCCGAATTTTAAAACTTTCATTGCATTTTAGTGATTTTCAAATAGCGATGCTTCCACATAGCCTGTGTGAAACACCATTGTATTTTATTGATAATTGATAATTGAATTACTTTTTTGAAAGAGGCTAAAAATGATAAAAAAAATATAGAGCGCAAAAGAGTTGCACAAAAGAAAGGTAGGTATGGCAATAATCTGGTAAGGTTTAGCCGTAGAGTATAACTTTATCCTTATTGTGTTATATGATAAGGGTTTTGTTGCCAAACAAAGCGCAACATTTGCTCATTAGGAGTGAATGAATGGAAGGTTAATATTGTATTAGTAATGCTTAATAAAGCCAAATAAAGTTTGGTGAGGGTGTCGTTTTATGAATCAATTATATAAGGATTCAAAGTATTTGGCTTTTTGCCCATAAAACCGGTGAATTTCGTTACATAATATTTGCTCAAACTCTTCAGTATTGTCAAGGGTAGGAGGGCATAAAAGCTGACCAAATATGTGGCAAAGCTCGATTCTATCTCGTTCCCAAGGTGCGGCTGAAGGTGATTGAACTTCTTCCATGCATTGATATATTTCTTGTTGAAGATCAGCCAGCAATGTTTGAAAATCTTGTGTTTTTTGTTTCTTCTTTTTCTGGAAAAACCAAAGCTTGCCAGCCGATAATTTTTCCAACTGTTGATTTAATTCTTCGTAACGTTTTTCTTTGGCAATAATGGACTTCTCTATAGCTATAGTTCTGTCTAAGCCATATAAAGCATTTTGAGCAAGGTGGCAAATATGAGCGAGCGTGTAAGGCTGTGGCAAAAACACTCGCATATAATCAGCTTCTTGTTGTACGATTGCTTGCATTTTGTCTTCGTCAAAGTCATTACCTTCAGCATCTTGCAATACTTTAAGGGCAAAAGCTATTTCGGTATGATAGTTCATGATTGAATGTACGCAGGTGCTGATGCTAGGTTTTGGCTTTCTTCTGCATAAGCCTAATTTGTAGGTGAGTTAAAACGACTTGGGTTATTTGTTTTTTTGATTGTAAAATCGATGAATTTCGCTGTATAACATGCCTTCAAACGCTTTTGTGTTTACTAGGTTAGGGGGTGATAGGACTACCTCTTGCTTAGGTCTTAATGAAGGGTGACCGGGGAGGTTGTTTTTAGGGTTGAATTGTCTACAACGGCACACGTAGGGCCACTTCAACTCAAACAATGACTTCTTGCTCAGGTCTTACCGCAGGGTGACCTGAGCATTGCTGACCTCAGACTTTGAAAAACAACTTGTGTATGGGTTTTAGGGTAGGGTATTGGTCTGGCTAAAGCCTTAATGCCAATATGTGGAGGCTGTTTTTAGGGTTGAATTGTCTACAACGGCACACGTAGGGACAACTCAAACAATGACTTCTTGCTCAGGTCTTACCGCAGGGTGACCTGAGCATTGCTGACCTCAGACTTTGAAAAACAACTTGTGTATGGGTTTTAGGTGCTGATGCTAGGTTTTGGCTTTCTTCTGCATAAGCCTAATTTGTAGGTGAATTAAAACGACTTGGGTTATTTGTTTTTTTGATTGTAAAATCGATGAATTTCGCTGTATAACATGCCTTCAAACGCTTTTGTGTTTACTAGGTTAGGGGGTGATAGGACTACCTCTTGTTCAGGTCTTACCGCAGGGTGACCTGAGCATTGCTGACCTCAGACTTTGAAAAACAACTTGTGTATGGGTTTTAGGGTAGGGTATTGGTCTGGCTAAAGCCTTAATGCCAATATGTGGAGGCTGTTTTTAGGGTTGAATTGTCTACAACGGCACACGTAGGGACAACTCAAACAATGACTTCTTGCTCAGGTCTTACCGCAGGGTGACCTGAGCATTGCTGACCTCAGACTTTGAAAAACAACTTGTGTACGGGTTTTAGGGTAGGGTATTGGTCTGGCTAAAGCCTTAATGCCAATATGTGGAAGTTGCTTTTTATCTACAACGGTACAGGTAGGGAGTCATTTCAACTCAAACAATTACCTCTCGCGAAGGCCTTACCGTAGGGCGATCTGAGCATTACTGACCTCAGACTTTGAAAAACAACTTGTGTACGGGTTTTAGGGTAGGGTATTGGTCTGGCTAAAGCCTTAATGCCAATATGTGGAGGCTGTTTTTAGGGTTGAATTGTCTACAACGGCACACGTAGGGCCACTTCAACTCAAACAATTACCTCTCGCGAAGGTCTTACCGCATGGCGACCTGAGCACTGCTCACCCAAGACTTTGAAAAACAACTTGTGTATGGGTTTTAGGGTAGGGTATTGGTCTGGCTAAAGCCTTAATGCCAATATGTGGAGGCTGTTTTTAGGGTTGAATTGTCTACAATGGCACACGTAGGGCCACTTCAACTCAAACAATGACTTCTTGCTCAGGTCTTACCGCAGGGTGACCTGAGCACTGCTGACCTCAGACTTTGAAAAACAACTTGTGTATGGGTTTTAGGGTAGGGTATTGGTCTGGCTAAAGCCTTAATGCCAATATGTGGAGGCTGTTTTTAGGGTTGAATTGTCTACAACGGCACACGTAGGGCCACTTCAACTCAAACAATTACCTCTTGCTCAAGTCTTACCACAGGGTGACCTGAGCACTGCTGACCTTAGACTTTGAAAAACAACTTGTGTATGATTTAGGGTTGAATTGTCTACAATGGCACAATGAGGTGCGTCAGCCGCTGTTTTTAACTGCTTTGCGAACCATCAAACCATCAAGCAATCACCCCATTTTTAAGTAGCTTCACCATTGATGAAAATATTGCCCATTTAAATAGCAGAATCCTTTTATGAATGGTATATTTTAGCATTTTTGCATTGCTTTTATTAGCATAAGTTTGTAATTTTAACAAACCAATTGACTAACTAATGCTTGTTCAGGAATCAGAAAAAATACTTAAGGACTATTTTGGGTATTCCCGATTTCGCCCTTTGCAAAAAGAAATTATCAGTGCTATTCTGGAAGGTAAAGATGTATTTGCCCTGATGCCTACTGGAGGAGGGAAGTCACTTTGTTATCAAGTACCTGCACTGATGTTCAACGGGCTTTGTGTAGTAGTGTCCCCCTTGATTGCCTTAATGAAAAACCAAGTGGCAGCCCTTGCCCAATACAATATTCCGGCGGCTTACCTCAACAGTACCCAGAGTAACGAAGCACAAGAGTTGATTGAGAACAAGTGTTTTAATAAAGAAATCAAGTTACTTTATGTTTCCCCCGAAAAGCTCACCTCAGAGACTTTTCTCAATTTTCTTAAAATTATTCAGGTCAGTATGTTTGCCATTGACGAAGCGCATTGCATTTCTGCCTGGGGGCACGACTTTCGCCCAGAATATAGTAAACTAAGTAAAATCAAAGAGTTTTTTCCTACCAAGCCCATGGTGGCACTTACCGCCACCGCCGATACCATTACCCGGCAAGACATTATAAATCAATTGCAACTGACCGATTATGAGCTGTTTACGGCATCATTTGACCGTCCTAATATTCGGATGAATGTGACTACTGGTTTTCACAGAATAGAGCGCATCATTCGATTTTTGAACAGCCGCCCCAACCAAACAGGGTTGATTTATTGCCTTACCCGGCAAGAAACTGAAGAGATGAGTAAAAAGTTGCAGGAAGCAGGCTTTGCTGCGCGTTGTTACCACGCTGGGCTTAATAGCAAAGAGCGGAGTCAGGTACAACACGGTTTTCTCAATGATGAGGTACACATTGTATGTGCTACGGTGGCTTTTGGCATGGGCATTCATAAAAACAATGTACGTTTTGTTATTCATTACAATATGCCACGCAACCTGGAGAGCTATTATCAAGAGATTGGGCGTGCCGGGCGAGATCAGGAGATAAGCGATGTGATTCTGTTTTACTCTTTCAAAGACGTGATTCACTGGCGTACCTTAATTGCTGAAAGCAAAACCAACCACGAACTGGATAACAATCAGCTAAAAATGGCAAAGCTTGCCCGTATGCAGCAATATGCCGAGGCAAGCATTTGCCGACGTAGAATTTTATTGAATTACTTTGGGGAAGCGGTTCATGAAGATTGTGGCAATTGCGATGTATGTCGCAAGCCTCGCAGCAGGTTTGACGCCACATTATTAGCAAAAAAAGCGTTGTCAGCATGTATCAGACTCAAAGAAGCCGTGCAAATGCCTACTTTGATTGATGTGTTGCGAGGCAATAAAACTGCCTTGATTGCCGAACAGGGCTACGATGAAATAAAAACCTTTGGCTCGGCGGCAAATGTCAGTTATCCCGAATGGAAAGATTATTTACAACAAATGATTAACCTGGGTATTTTTGACATAGCCTATGATGACAATTTTGTGTTGAAACGGGGAGCTTTGAGTGCTAAGGTGTTGTATGAAGACTACATAGTGGAGCTGGCGCTACCTGAGTTTGATTTTAGCCGCAAAGGTGACCAACCCCGCAGCAAGCCTGAGATGTTGTACGAAGAGTTGTTTGAAAAACTACGCATTTTAAGGCAAGAAGTAGCTACTGCCCACGATATACCTGCCAAAGAGGTGTTCAATGATTATACATTGAGCGAACTTGCCAAAGGGCGCCCCACGACACTTGTCAATATGGAAATGATTTCGGGGGTAACCCCTCCAAAAGCGGAGCAGTTTGGCAGAGATTTTCTGAAGCTCATTCGTGAGTTTTTGATAGAACAGTACCATAATGGCGAAAAGGTAGAAGGGGCGTTGTATTTGATTACTTACAAGTTTTATGAGCAAGACCTAAACCCTGAAGACATTGCTAAAGAGCAAAATTTACCTCTGACAGATATTTATGAGCATTTGGTGCAATTGTATGAGCTGGGGCACGAGGTAGAATTATTGAAGTTTATCAGTAGGCAAGAACTTGACCAAATTTTGTCTACAGTAAGGCTCAAGGGGAGCGAGGTAAAACCAGAAGAGATTATCGCCCATTTTGAGGGTGAGTACGACCCCTTCAAACTTAAAATAGCCTGGGCAGTTTACCAAAAAATGCAGGAAGGAGAGTAAGACTAAGTTTTAGGCGAAGATTTCCATCTGTCATAACGTTCAGTGATTCGCTCAGCTATTTTGTGGTAGTTTTCCCAGGTATCTTCTACGTGATAAAAAGAGGGCAGGCTCGAAGCCAATAGCTCTTCATAGTCTTTTTTGTATTCTCCTGACTGGTAGTAGCTTTTCGAAAACTCATTCCCTTCGTTATTAAACAAATCTTCACCCAAATAACCATCCCACATAGCGCTTAGTATAGAGGCAGTAATTTCGCGTTCTTTGAAACGAATGATTTGGTGCCCTGCTTCGTCTTCAAACAACTCGCTGTACATGTTGTGTTCCAATATCCAGCCCAAAAACATGCCGATATGAACATAAGCTTGCTCTATAGGTAAAATGTTGGGAAACTTACCCATAAAATGATGCTTGGCACGATCGTAAATTAATTCTTCTGATTCTTTATTTACTGCCATTGTATTTGTGATGGTTTATATCTTTATGAAGTTAGCAAGATAATTTTTAGTTTTCAAATATCCTATTGCAAATATGGGGTGAGTTATTGCTTATCCCCTCCACAAATATGGAAACAGGATAAAAGACACCGTAGCTACAATCATGTTGATGGCTATGAGGGTAAGTATTTCGTCAAAGCTGGCGCTTCTTGCCAAGCCATCCATCGCATTTTTAGAAGTTTTGATCAACATCAACAACATGGGCAGTATCACCGGAAAGCTCAAGATGGCCATCAAAGTTGCATTGTTATTGGCTTTGGCAGCAATACTGGATACCATGGTAAGTGTAGACGAAAACCCTATGCCTCCTAATAGCATATTAAAAATAAATAACCCAGTGTCTTGCACAGGGTTACCCAATACCAAGGCATAGGTAGCAAAGCCAATGAGGGCAATGACCAACATCAACAAACTATTATAAATGATTTTGGATAAAATAATGCCTTGTGGACTTACCAGAGTATAATAATAAAGGAGCCTGCCTTGACGTTCTTGCATAAAACTTTTGGCTACCGCATTAATAGCTGTAAACAAAAGAATGATCCAAAAGAGGGTGTTCCAGGTAGGAGGGGAGAGTACAGCTTGCTTGAGGTTAAAGCTCAAGTAGGTAATCATGACTGTACTTACAATATATAACAATAAGCCATTAAGGGCGTAGCGTTCCCGCCATTCTAACAAGGCTTCCTTTTTGACAAGTATTTGTATTTCTCTAAGTAGCATCTATTAATTGTCGAGTGCTGATAATCAATGAGTTGTTTTTGTACACAAGCAATCAGCCAAAAACAAGTGTAAACTTATGACATGTTAGCAGAAGTGGCAAACAGATACAGGGGTTATTTTTTTGTTTGGCGTTCTGTAAGTTCAAATTTCAGCTCCAGGGCATTTTGCAGGCAACTGTTTACCCAGTAATTGGACGATTGAGACAATTCATCGGTTGCAATGATGGTATAGTTGGGTTGAGCTAGTGGAGGAAGGACTACTTTTTGGGTGTGCCCTTGGGCTTTTAACTTTTTTATATATGCCATCCGCTGGTCATAGCTTTTGGCATATTGGGCTACCTGTGGCACATCGTCTTTTATTTTTTTTAGCCCAATCACACAAAGGTAAAAAAAACTACTGCAGGCGAGTACAAAGGCCAGTTTTTTAGAGAACATAGTCTGGTACCCTATCAAAAAACCAAAACTTACTACATAACACACTATATACAGGCTGAGATGAGTAAGTGATCTAAGGGGGCCTATGCTACCTATGGCATATATGGTGGGCAAGGTGGCAACCCAAATAATGATCAGCAGTAAAGGTAAGCCCAACAGAAACCAGCCTGTTACTTTGGCATCGTTTTGAGTATGGGGCGTCCGAAACAAAGTGCCAACATAGACCATAGGAAGAAGCAGAATAAGAAAGTACTTAAGTTTGTCTTGAATAAGTGCCGATAATACCTGAATAGCCCCTAGAGAACGACGGAAAGCCTCAGCAATGCTAATTTCTGGAAACATGGCTTTGCGTGCATATACGCCTGGTGCCAGCAAGGTAACAGTAATACCTGTGAGGCAGATCACGAGCACAAAGCATACTTTTTTGACCAGTTGTTTTTTGTTTACTTGCCAGGGGTGCTCAAACAATAGAAAAAGCATGAGCAAGCCTAGCAGGATCAATAAAGTAAATGCCAGGTTGATAGAGCCATTGCCAATAAATAAAGCACTTAGACCCGTAAAAAAGTAACTGAGTACTTTAGGTTTAGGAGGGCTTAAAAGAAAAGTTATGATTTGTAAAAAGCAGGTCAAAGTAAAGCAATAACCTACCGAAGCGGTTACCCAAAAGTAAGTACTGGGATTAAAGAAACTATTGAACAGTACCCAAAAAATAAAAATAGAAAGTTGAAGGTTGAACCAAGGCTGCTTTTGTAAGTTGAGCGTTTGCTGTATGGTGTTGATCAAGCGGTAAAACACCCAAATAAACAATGTGGTAAGTAGTATGATGTATACCCATAAAGAATGGATGTATTTGGAGGCATTGATAAAAAACACCGTGATAGGCTTGAGGGCTACACTGATCGTCCATTGGTTATACCATATTTTTACTGCGGTGAAAAAACCATGGCGTTGGTACATGTACAGCTCGCAGTAGTCATCCAGTGCAAGTCTGTTATAGTAGGCAACCAAAAAAATGTAACTTAACCCAATCAGGTTGCTGCCAAAAAGCAATAGATGCATCCAGTAGTGGGCATTTTTTTTCTGCTTTGGGCTCAGGTGTTGGGGCAAATGGGGGAGTTTCACAAAGGGTGGATTTTTTAATAAAAAATAGACTTGTTGGTTACATAAAGTGTAGGCTTAGTGCTTGTTTAAAGCGCGAATACCATCAAAATTCTCAAACTGTTTGTATACAAAACCGTAAAATTAATAAGTTATAGTTCAACTATCAATTACTTCGTGTCGTACTGTTCAAAGTATTTATATTTAAACAAAAAAATATTTTGTTACCCTGCTATTCTATTAAATATTATTCTCAAAGGTTTGTTTTTATGATTCATTCTCAAAAGCTTTATAGTTTATTCATCTGTTTGACGCTTCTTATCCATTCTCAACTCACATTAGCTCAGGGTTTTAATATTCCTGACAATTCCTGTCCCAACACTGACATTACCTTTACCTCGCCCAACCCTGGCGCAAACCGTCATTTTTGGGACTTTTGCCCAGGCGATTTAGTGGAGGCATCGGGCAGCGGTAATATTATTGCTACTGGCCTTAATGGAGTGACCCGCCCGCTTGACATTGCTACAGTCTTTGACGGTACCAACTGGTACTCTTTTATGCCTGACTTTAGAAACGCAGGCGTTGCCAGGGCTTTCTATGGCAACTCGCTCGACAACACTCCTGTCATTACCAACCTCGCTGGCTTTACTGGTTCGCTGAACCAGTCCTGTGGCATAGACATTATCAATGACAATGGCACCTGGTATGGGCTGATTGTAAATTTTGGTAACAACACCTTGACTAAGCTAAACTTTGGCAGTGATTTAGGCAATAACACTCCCGTGGCAACCGTCATCAATTCTGCTGATTTGGATTTCCCCACCCATTTGTCTTTGGTAAAAGATGGGAGCAAGTTTGTGGCTGTAGCCGCCAACTGGAAAAAAAACCTGGTGATATTTGATTTTGGCAACTCTATGGCAAACGCTCCTACCACCTCGGCTACCGCCAACTTATTAAAGACAGGAGCAGGCGACCATGGGGTGTGGGGGTTTGATCTTATCAAAGGAGACGACAATCAATGGTATGGAATTGGGGCAACCACTGGCCCTACCTTTGTTGGCCCGATAAATATCAATTATATAAGTTTTGGTGCTACCATCAACAATACACCCACTATTAAGTTGTTGGATAGCGAAATCGAAGGATGGAGTGACGTTGCCGCAGCAAATGAGGTAGGAGCAGGGTTTGACGTAGAAATAGTGCGGGAAGGCAATCGTTATTATGCCTTGATTCTCACCAACAAGTATGTAGTGTTGAAACTGGACTTGGGCGAAAAAATATCTGATCCAAAAGCTTCAATAACAAACCTGGGAGGGTTTAATGTTTTGGCAAGAACCAATACCCGCGAAACATTTGGTTTTAGTGTAAACAAAGATAAGTCTGACTGGTTCTTGTATGTAGCCAACCAAAGTAGTAATTTAGGCATCGAACCCTTTTTTATAAAAATTAAACTTGATAACCCCACCAATTGTAATAACTCTGTTGAGCAGTCTGTTACCAGCATTAACCCAAGTAACCGTTATATTTTGTCAAGTAAATATTATACAGAGCTAGAGGTGTTCGACGCCAACATGCAATCATTGGGTTATTATATAGATAGTACCAATATAGATGCGAGCGTTATACCACAATTTACTCCAACTAACCTTTGTATAAGTGAAACTACCGTGTTTCAAAACCAAAGTATTGGGTCTGACAGTGATGTCAATAGTTGGGACTGGGATTTTGGAGATGGAACAGTTTCTACCCTCAAAAACCCTTCGCATACTTATACTATACCAGGTACTTATCAGGTAAAACTTACCCCAAAAACTGTGAGTGGCACCTGTGATAATGCCTTGGTAAAAACGATTAAAATAAGGCCTATGCCCAAAGCGGAGTTTCAGGTGGGCAACCACCCGGCTGCTTCTCAAGCAATTAGTTTTACTAATAACAGCATTGTACAAAATGAAAGCAGTAAAACCAGTTACCTCTGGCTGTTTGATGATGGTACTTTTTCTATCAATAAAAATCCTTCGCATACCTATACCAAAGCAGGTGTGTACAATGTGAGCCTTACAGTAACAGATACAACTGGTGGCTGTTCTTCTTTCTTTTCCAAAAGTGTTACTGTAGGAGCAGTGCCAGAGGTAAACTTTGACCTTTCGCAAAAAGCCTGTACCAAAACCCCACTTACATTTGTGAATACAAGTAAAGTAGAAGACAATGTAGGGAGCGAGATAGTGAGCTATCAATGGAATTTTGGCGGGGCTGGTACCTCTACCGAAAAGACCCCCATAGTGACCTTTGATTTTGTGGCTACTTATGAGGTAAGTTTGACTGTCACAACCAATTTGGGAGTGAGCAACACTTTCAAAAAGAGCATTAGTTTTCAAGAGGGTTTGCAAAGCAGTATGCAAATGTCTACTACTACAGGTGATGCTCCTTTGTCGGTGAGTTTTACCAATCAAACCAGTGGGGCATTGAGCTATTTGTGGGATTTTGGGGATGGCAAAACCAGTACAGATGCCAACGCAGCGCATGTATACGATACGCCGGGTATTTATACTGTTACGTTTAGTGCCTATGGAGCAAATGGCTGTAGTATTCCTGTAACCAAACAAGTAATTGTGTCGGCATCCAATACTGTGACTGAAATTGCCTTGACCAACGTAAGGATACAAGATGATAACATATTTATAGAACTTACCAATAACGGCAACACCCCTATTATTTCGTCTAACTTACGGGTAGTACTCAACAACACCGATACACTTACTGGACAATGGAGTGGTGTTTTGA
Encoded here:
- a CDS encoding PKD domain-containing protein, with translation MIHSQKLYSLFICLTLLIHSQLTLAQGFNIPDNSCPNTDITFTSPNPGANRHFWDFCPGDLVEASGSGNIIATGLNGVTRPLDIATVFDGTNWYSFMPDFRNAGVARAFYGNSLDNTPVITNLAGFTGSLNQSCGIDIINDNGTWYGLIVNFGNNTLTKLNFGSDLGNNTPVATVINSADLDFPTHLSLVKDGSKFVAVAANWKKNLVIFDFGNSMANAPTTSATANLLKTGAGDHGVWGFDLIKGDDNQWYGIGATTGPTFVGPININYISFGATINNTPTIKLLDSEIEGWSDVAAANEVGAGFDVEIVREGNRYYALILTNKYVVLKLDLGEKISDPKASITNLGGFNVLARTNTRETFGFSVNKDKSDWFLYVANQSSNLGIEPFFIKIKLDNPTNCNNSVEQSVTSINPSNRYILSSKYYTELEVFDANMQSLGYYIDSTNIDASVIPQFTPTNLCISETTVFQNQSIGSDSDVNSWDWDFGDGTVSTLKNPSHTYTIPGTYQVKLTPKTVSGTCDNALVKTIKIRPMPKAEFQVGNHPAASQAISFTNNSIVQNESSKTSYLWLFDDGTFSINKNPSHTYTKAGVYNVSLTVTDTTGGCSSFFSKSVTVGAVPEVNFDLSQKACTKTPLTFVNTSKVEDNVGSEIVSYQWNFGGAGTSTEKTPIVTFDFVATYEVSLTVTTNLGVSNTFKKSISFQEGLQSSMQMSTTTGDAPLSVSFTNQTSGALSYLWDFGDGKTSTDANAAHVYDTPGIYTVTFSAYGANGCSIPVTKQVIVSASNTVTEIALTNVRIQDDNIFIELTNNGNTPIISSNLRVVLNNTDTLTGQWSGVLNSLQSTEYLFTLQTGQGSMVSQVCAYIIDVNARQDAKTLDNSFCKNTLDAQVTNALVQGGSCIMFLKNNAQVPVTKLKIVLDFGNTTQETVWTGLLNTNEQTNYIVPLPVSADELASSPFFCASISQINDTTDAVATNNVACQEYDSQFKILGINPNPAVDYINIDYFLPSEQNNDVVKLQIISSQGVLMGEVQLLNLIAGRNNYRYATNQLGTGLYTLVFIRGNAKIVKKVLIK